In one Zobellia galactanivorans genomic region, the following are encoded:
- a CDS encoding ISAon1 family transposase produces the protein MVSTKANDCHTIGQFYGVNGKKLQRQFRDYLSDFRQWKEKSHAKQWLIFPENIGPNLSIDETALSKGELYTIITNKKAKGKKGAIVAIFSGTKVGPIIEQLLKISAKKRAMVKEITLDMANSMKTIAKTCFPKAIQVTDRFHVQKLALEALQDIRIKHRWEAIDQENQQIKEARAKNGTFVPKEFSNGDTRKQLLARSRYLLYKSPNNWTQNQAERSKILFAQYPDIKVAFDLVQGLRNIFNTAASIQSAYTKLAHWYKDVQNTGFRAFNTIANTISLNYRSILNYFINRSTNASAESFNAKIKAFRAQFRGVKNVEFFLYRLTTIFA, from the coding sequence TTGGTCAGTACTAAAGCAAATGACTGTCATACCATCGGCCAATTCTATGGGGTAAACGGCAAAAAACTACAGCGACAGTTTAGGGATTATCTAAGCGATTTCAGGCAGTGGAAGGAGAAATCCCATGCCAAGCAATGGCTTATATTCCCCGAAAACATAGGGCCTAATCTGTCCATTGACGAAACAGCACTCTCCAAAGGAGAACTCTACACCATAATCACCAATAAAAAAGCCAAGGGCAAGAAAGGGGCCATAGTGGCCATATTCTCCGGTACCAAGGTGGGGCCGATTATAGAGCAGCTGTTAAAGATATCGGCCAAGAAAAGGGCCATGGTCAAAGAAATCACTCTGGATATGGCCAACTCCATGAAGACCATCGCCAAGACCTGCTTCCCAAAGGCGATACAGGTAACGGACAGGTTCCATGTGCAAAAACTGGCACTGGAGGCCCTTCAGGACATCCGAATCAAACACCGATGGGAGGCCATAGACCAAGAGAACCAACAGATTAAAGAGGCCAGGGCAAAGAACGGGACATTCGTCCCAAAAGAGTTTAGCAATGGGGATACCAGAAAACAACTCTTAGCCAGAAGTAGGTACCTACTTTACAAATCACCAAACAATTGGACGCAGAACCAAGCCGAAAGAAGTAAAATATTGTTCGCCCAATATCCCGATATAAAGGTCGCCTTCGATCTTGTGCAGGGGCTCAGGAACATATTCAATACAGCAGCTTCTATACAATCTGCATATACAAAGCTGGCACATTGGTACAAAGATGTACAGAACACAGGCTTTAGGGCCTTCAATACCATTGCCAATACGATATCACTCAATTATAGGTCGATCCTAAACTATTTTATAAATAGAAGTACGAATGCTTCTGCGGAATCCTTCAACGCAAAAATTAAAGCGTTCAGGGCACAGTTCAGAGGGGTGAAAAATGTAGAATTCTTCCTTTACAGATTGACGACAATTTTTGCATAA